TGAGGACCGGCGAGGCAGATAAAGCAATCGCCTGTGCCGGTGAATTGCCCAGCCGCATGTTCAAAGCGCAGCGTTTTGAGCACCAGGCAATGGTTAAGGAAAAGAACCAGCTGGACCTGGAAACAGATTTCCTTCGCTGGATGTTGTCTGACGGGGCAGGGGCGTTGTTGTTGGAAAACCAGCCTGCGCGTAACCAATTTAGTTTACAAATTGATTGGATAGATCTGCGCTCGCATGCGCATTTGTACGATGTGTGCATGTACGCGGGAAAGAATAAAAATAATGGGAAAGATAGCTGGATAGATTATAATTCTTTCAGCGAGGCCGATAATGATGCAGCCATCAACCTGAAACAGGACTTGAAAATAGTTCACAACATTGTACACCTGGGTGTTCAGCACTTCTTTAATTTAATCGATGAAGGACGCATCAACCCCAATCAGCTGGATTGGTTGCTGTGTCACTATTCTTCTGAATACTTCCGGCCACAGATCGTTGACCTGATGCAAAAAGGCGGCTGTAACATTCCGCCCGAAAAATGGTTTACCAACCTGCATACAAGAGGCAACACGGGCGCCGCTTCTATTTTCCTGATGCTGGAAGAATTGTTGTATTCAGGCAAGCTAAAGGCCGGACAAAAACTCCTGTGCATGGTGCCGGAGAGTGGCCGTTTCATTACTTCTTTTATGCAGTTAACCGTTGTAGCGCCCGCATCGGCTGCTCCTGCGCTTTCCATTCATGCCGATGATGCTATCGAAGCGCCGGTGATTCGTACCAACGGCATGCCGGTACAGGAATGGCTGGTAAGACAACTCACTTCTGTTTGGGTTGATTTTGAATCATCGTTGCGCCAGGTGCCTGTTGTACAAAAGATCTACAACGGTTCGCTTAGTATGGAAGATTACAAATTATTACTGGTGAACCTGCGGCAACAGGTTATTGACGGTTCTCAATGGATTGCCCGCGCTGCCTCTAATATTACGATTGAATATTTTGATATCCGCTCTGCTTTTATCACGCATTCGCGCGATGAGCACCGCGACTACCAGATCCTGGAAAAGAATTATCTTGCCTGTGGCGGTACTTATGAAGAACTACGCCAGGGCGAAAAGAATATCGGCAGTGAAGCTTTGAGCGCCTTTATGTTTCATAAGGCGAGTCAGCCCAACCCGTTTGATCTGCTTGGGGGGATGTTTATAGTAGAAGGTTTGGGCAACAGGCTGGCTGGTAAATGGGGCCGCGCCATTCAGGAACAATTGCAATTACAGGATGACCAGGTTTCGTTCTTTATTTATCACGAAACAAGCGACGCCAACGATAACCATTTTGAACGTTTTGAAAAGGCCATCCAGTCTGACCTGTTACAGGAAGCCATAGCCGCCAGGATTGTTAAAACAGCAAAAATAACCGCCCGCCTGTATGCCATGCAGTTGCAGGAACTGGGCAATTATTAAAACCAATTTCTATGCTACATAAACGCGAATACTTTGAGCAACTGGAAAACAATCCCAGGGACCCGAGTCACTGGCATGCCCTGTTCCTCGATAAAAGCATTCCGTTCAGTCCCGATGCCAAAGCGGCCTTCCTGTACGATAGCAGCCGCAAAACCAAACAGTTCCTGTATCCATTTGTACGGGTGTTTGCCAGGCTGGGCATTATGTTATTGCAAATCTTCAAGGCCATCGTGCCCAATTTGATCAATGCACCGAAGATGTTGCACCGGAGCCTGTACTTCGGGATGAAATATTTTATTTCCCCGGAAGCCAATTACCTGATTCTTCGCCATTTTGTATTGGGTTCAGAAGTGTTGCGGTTTATAAAAGACAACGTGCAGAACATCGATGATATTCCCATGCACCCGTTAAAACCCATGGACCTGAACGCAGTGAAGGATAACCTGTTCCTGCAGCATGACCTGAATTTGTACAATTTCATTATCAATCTGAATAATGCTATGGCTAAAAAAGGGGTATCCATTCAAAAAGTGGATCAACCCAATTATAACGCCATTACCGTTGATGACAATTTTCCCTTTGCACCTTTCCGTGACAAATGGACCAACTGTCTTGACCTGGCCAATGCCATCGAAATCTTCACCCCGGTATATCAGTTTTTTTTAACAGATAATGATTTCTGGCGTGCTTCCAACTCGCTGCAATTGGATGAAGTGATTGGTTTATACGCTGCTACTATCCTGGATTGCCCCGAGAAACTGGTAGCGTTGAACAACAAACATCCTATGGTGCCTTTGCCTACTACTTCTGCCGCATTCCGGCTCACGTTGCATGGATTGAGTACAGAAGTGTTACATGCGTTGCTGGTGCAGCAAAAGCGGGCGGCGGAAAAGGCGGTTGTGACGCTTTAACATAAAACTTTCCTAATATCCGGAAGACCGGTTTGCTTTAACATTCCTGATGCAGGAATTGCTGATAATTTAGTAGTGCACTTACTATTTTATCATTAAACCTGCTCACATGAATAAGTTAATTTTACTCTTTATTTTTCTTGCATCTGACTCTTATGGCTACAGCCAGTTAACTGCACGGCAAACCCGCGATACTTCCTGGTACGTGGTACTAAAAGACAGCACCGTATTATACAGTAAAAAATTGTGGGTCAGGTACTCTGATAAGGAGGGCGACTACCTGTTGCTCGATTACAATAAAAAGATTCCCATGACTGAGGTGGCGCGGTATAGAAACAGTACCGGTGACTACATCAGGATGAAAGGCCCGGTGGAAACCTATCGTATTGAGAAGGGGGGACCACGCCTGTTCGTTTATTCCCGGGAGTTTACATTTTCCGACACTGCCGGCTTTCATCGTGGTAATGACTTTTTTATCAGAAAAGGCCCTGATGGTGATATGCGGGAAATGAATTATAAGAACCTGAAAGATGCCCTGGCAGGCAATGCCGCCAGTATGCGGCAATTACAAGCCGCCCGGTCAACATTGGTAACGGGTGGTATAATTGGTGCTACCGGTTTGTTGTTAACTGTGATAGGAGGTGTACAATTGTTTAGGCAGGATCGCGGGCATACTTTACCTCCACCGCCATCGCTGCGGGACCTGCAGGCTGGCCGCCTGCCAACTCAACCAGCCCTGCCGCCCAAAAAACCGGTACCCGCGCTGGCAATTGCCGGTCCGGTAATTATGATTGGCGCCATGGTTTACCTGTTTACGGCTCCCGGCCATATAAACAAGGCTATCAATATTTATAATCAGTAATACGCTGAACGCTTAAGGCTTAACGCCTACTCGCGCCCTTAGGAGTGTATGACAATTGGCAGGCAGGCTCAAAATGCGGGAAGCAGCCTTAAGCCTTAAGCCTTTAGCGTTTAGCCTTCTTATAGCTGATCTTCACATTCGCTACACCCGCATCGACCATACCCAGTTTGTTCGCTGCCTTTTTTGAAACGTCGATGATACGGCCGGCGGCAAAAGGCCCGCGGTCATTAACAGTAACAGTTACAGAACGGCCATTGGCTATGTTGGTTACTTTTACTTTTGTACCGAAAGGAAGCGTGCGATGGGCCGCGGTCATTTTACGCTGGTCGAATTTTTCACCGCTGGCGGTGGGGCGGCCTTCAAATTTGTCGGCATAATAAGAACCCCTGCCTGTTTCGGTTATTTTATGGGCACAGGAAGATAAAAAGAGTAAAATAGTGGCGGCAAATACTAAATGGCGGATGTCCATTTTCATTGGATGAATTTTAACAGAAATTGCAAACATACGTATAATTAACGCATAATGAGCGAGTTAGCTCAATATGTGCGGGTTTTACATTGTCGTAAATAATGGTTACCTTTGCATCACTTATATTTCCATCCTGCACCTATCTTGATTGAATTCTTATTCAAAATCTGTGAAGGTAAGAGCGTAAGCATGAAAAGTGTATTCAACACTTTTCATTCAAATATTTTAAATATGACCACCGAACAAATTGAAAAATTCCTCGAAAAGAACGCTATTCATGAAACCCCTGTGAAAGTAAGCTTTAAAACGAGAAAACCAGTTGTTGGTATCTTTATTACTAAAGGTGATTACAGTGATCTGAAATCGAAAAACTTCTGGCGTATTGTAGGCGAATCGAACCTGGAAAGCTATAGCAAATCGAAAGACATGAATCTTGCCCGGATCTTCAGTGGTTCAGAAATGACAAAGTTGTCAATACTTTAAAAGGAGGTATTTGTAAATATG
The Niastella koreensis GR20-10 genome window above contains:
- a CDS encoding septal ring lytic transglycosylase RlpA family protein; this translates as MKMDIRHLVFAATILLFLSSCAHKITETGRGSYYADKFEGRPTASGEKFDQRKMTAAHRTLPFGTKVKVTNIANGRSVTVTVNDRGPFAAGRIIDVSKKAANKLGMVDAGVANVKISYKKAKR
- a CDS encoding DUF6999 family protein, whose product is MLHKREYFEQLENNPRDPSHWHALFLDKSIPFSPDAKAAFLYDSSRKTKQFLYPFVRVFARLGIMLLQIFKAIVPNLINAPKMLHRSLYFGMKYFISPEANYLILRHFVLGSEVLRFIKDNVQNIDDIPMHPLKPMDLNAVKDNLFLQHDLNLYNFIINLNNAMAKKGVSIQKVDQPNYNAITVDDNFPFAPFRDKWTNCLDLANAIEIFTPVYQFFLTDNDFWRASNSLQLDEVIGLYAATILDCPEKLVALNNKHPMVPLPTTSAAFRLTLHGLSTEVLHALLVQQKRAAEKAVVTL
- a CDS encoding beta-ketoacyl-ACP synthase III: MSSLNPVYITAAGAYLPGAPVSNDEVEEYLGYLFGKPSRTKQRMLKQNGITSRHYAIDKNQQTTHTVSGMTAAAIQNCLQKAGVAKKEIEFLSAATTQGDLPVPGFASMVHADAQLEQCEIASHQSVCAAGMMAIKNAWLHMRTGEADKAIACAGELPSRMFKAQRFEHQAMVKEKNQLDLETDFLRWMLSDGAGALLLENQPARNQFSLQIDWIDLRSHAHLYDVCMYAGKNKNNGKDSWIDYNSFSEADNDAAINLKQDLKIVHNIVHLGVQHFFNLIDEGRINPNQLDWLLCHYSSEYFRPQIVDLMQKGGCNIPPEKWFTNLHTRGNTGAASIFLMLEELLYSGKLKAGQKLLCMVPESGRFITSFMQLTVVAPASAAPALSIHADDAIEAPVIRTNGMPVQEWLVRQLTSVWVDFESSLRQVPVVQKIYNGSLSMEDYKLLLVNLRQQVIDGSQWIARAASNITIEYFDIRSAFITHSRDEHRDYQILEKNYLACGGTYEELRQGEKNIGSEALSAFMFHKASQPNPFDLLGGMFIVEGLGNRLAGKWGRAIQEQLQLQDDQVSFFIYHETSDANDNHFERFEKAIQSDLLQEAIAARIVKTAKITARLYAMQLQELGNY